The proteins below come from a single Candidatus Omnitrophota bacterium genomic window:
- a CDS encoding GGDEF domain-containing protein: MYYIIILVLATFFLFLWLRKKLSKSPIEAHMHKSLKNEYDNLSAENKMIKEANHRLQDKLDSTMALYDITKQISKTLDADKVFACFKEKVREYVTVNDCKFLKGNQDLSVYKDCLTFPLSISGELIGHLVVEGLKEEERDKFYILSQQFLLGIKRAILYQDVQELAIIDSLTKVFNRRYYLERFKEELERSQKFNYRFCCLMIDIDYFKEYNDRYGHIVGDTILRELSKIIQQNIRQIDLMGRYGGEEFSVILSQTDKEAAGFAAERIRQAIEEKRIKAYDEELKVTVSIGISVFPGDGKDMKTLIDKADTALYRAKEGGRNKVCLY, encoded by the coding sequence ATGTATTACATAATAATTTTAGTCCTGGCTACTTTCTTTTTATTCCTTTGGCTTAGGAAGAAATTGTCTAAGAGCCCCATTGAGGCCCATATGCATAAAAGCCTGAAAAATGAATATGATAACCTATCGGCAGAAAACAAGATGATTAAAGAAGCCAACCATAGATTGCAGGATAAACTCGATAGTACAATGGCCCTTTACGATATAACCAAACAGATCTCTAAAACACTGGATGCGGATAAGGTGTTCGCTTGTTTTAAGGAAAAGGTCAGGGAATATGTTACGGTAAATGATTGTAAATTTTTGAAAGGTAATCAAGATCTGTCGGTTTATAAAGACTGCTTAACCTTTCCCTTAAGCATAAGCGGGGAGCTTATCGGCCATCTGGTGGTAGAAGGATTAAAGGAGGAGGAGAGGGATAAATTTTATATCTTATCCCAGCAGTTTCTTCTGGGGATTAAAAGAGCCATCTTGTATCAGGACGTCCAGGAGCTGGCTATCATAGACAGCCTTACTAAGGTTTTTAACCGCCGGTATTATCTGGAGAGGTTTAAAGAAGAATTGGAGCGTTCACAAAAATTCAACTATCGGTTTTGTTGTTTAATGATAGATATAGACTATTTTAAAGAATATAATGACCGTTACGGCCATATTGTGGGAGATACCATACTCAGGGAGCTTTCTAAGATAATCCAGCAGAATATCAGGCAGATAGATTTAATGGGCCGCTACGGCGGAGAAGAATTCTCCGTTATTCTGAGCCAGACGGATAAAGAAGCAGCGGGGTTTGCGGCAGAGCGTATCCGCCAGGCCATAGAAGAGAAGCGTATAAAGGCCTATGATGAAGAATTAAAAGTTACGGTCAGTATAGGTATCTCTGTTTTTCCCGGTGACGGCAAGGATATGAAGACGCTTATTGATAAAGCTGATACGGCTTTATACCGCGCCAAAGAAGGAGGCAGGAACAAGGTTTGCCTTTATTAG
- the lptC gene encoding LPS export ABC transporter periplasmic protein LptC has product MISLSFFIFAYSLQLTAYSLYAQEKKDEAIIVNGDTVEYSTDAKEVTATGNVSVIYKGSKLTCHKLSVNTQTKDAQAEGDVRLEDKEGIVEGKKIKYNFQTKKGIIIDSGFRANPYFGRAENVEKVSDSEFIANRGYFTTCSYDNPHYRIKSGKIDVFPNDKIQAKDNAFYIGKVPILYLPRYNHNLKDPMAHVQLTPGKKKEWGPYMLSAWRYSFTDNINGRIYLDYRTKLGVAEGFGANYKSENFGRGDFKYYYTQERDHTLPKDNSNPRIFQRYLIRWRHKWTIDERTDFTSEYYKITDSKMAIKGPTYNFLKDYFYREYEKDSQPLSYALLHHSFNYSSLDILVQKRTNRWYDPGYLEKLPEVKYSLPSYQILDSPFYFEDTTSAGSYNKKNTSTMTPTANDTNPDAHVDRLDTSNKLSIPMKVAFINFTPFVMDRLTFYDKKAVSASDEAPRTIFYGGADMSTKFYRIFDIKSNFLGLDINGLRHIITPTVSYTYRHEPTIGSAKLRQIDDVDTIDTSSNSPAFEISNKLQTKRNNKSVDFADLRINTSYVYKPKSISEGRSKRGSGFSDVLFDLRILPYSWMHIDADATYTHSGARSDPKYNHFSNGNYDINFDFGNERSFGVGQRYEIKGGNEITYDLKWRLTPKWKFSAYQRYYRGHETNRARGLREQEYTISRDLHCWTWDVTYNVKRGYGESIWFVFRLKAFPELEFNFNQDYHAPKPGSQSASVVR; this is encoded by the coding sequence ATGATTTCACTGTCCTTTTTTATTTTCGCTTACAGCTTACAGCTTACAGCTTACAGCTTATACGCCCAAGAGAAAAAAGACGAAGCTATTATTGTGAACGGCGATACGGTTGAATATTCTACCGATGCCAAAGAAGTGACTGCTACGGGAAACGTATCGGTAATCTATAAAGGCAGCAAGCTGACCTGCCATAAGTTGAGCGTAAACACCCAGACTAAGGATGCACAGGCCGAAGGCGATGTCAGGCTGGAAGATAAGGAAGGGATAGTAGAGGGAAAAAAAATAAAATATAATTTCCAGACCAAGAAAGGCATTATTATTGATTCAGGTTTTCGGGCTAATCCCTATTTCGGCAGGGCAGAGAACGTAGAGAAGGTGAGCGATAGCGAATTTATAGCTAACCGGGGATATTTTACCACTTGTAGTTATGATAATCCCCATTACCGTATTAAATCCGGAAAGATAGATGTTTTTCCGAATGACAAGATCCAGGCTAAGGATAATGCTTTCTACATAGGTAAGGTGCCCATATTGTATCTTCCCCGATACAACCATAACCTGAAGGACCCGATGGCGCACGTGCAGTTAACGCCCGGTAAGAAAAAAGAATGGGGCCCTTATATGCTCAGCGCCTGGAGATACAGCTTTACCGATAATATCAACGGCAGGATTTACCTGGATTATCGCACTAAACTCGGCGTAGCAGAAGGTTTTGGGGCTAATTATAAAAGTGAAAATTTCGGAAGAGGCGATTTCAAATATTATTATACCCAGGAAAGAGACCATACCCTTCCCAAAGACAATAGCAATCCCAGAATATTCCAAAGATACCTTATCCGTTGGCGGCACAAGTGGACTATAGACGAAAGAACAGATTTTACCTCAGAATATTATAAAATTACGGATTCTAAGATGGCGATCAAGGGCCCTACATATAATTTTCTGAAAGATTATTTCTATCGTGAATACGAAAAGGATAGCCAACCGCTGAGTTATGCCTTATTGCACCACAGTTTCAATTATTCCAGCTTAGATATACTTGTGCAGAAACGTACTAACCGTTGGTATGACCCGGGTTATTTGGAAAAGCTCCCCGAAGTAAAATATAGCCTGCCCAGTTACCAGATTTTAGACAGCCCATTTTATTTTGAAGATACTACTTCTGCGGGCAGTTATAATAAGAAGAACACCAGCACCATGACGCCTACGGCAAACGATACTAATCCTGATGCCCACGTGGACAGGCTGGATACCAGTAATAAGCTGTCCATACCTATGAAGGTAGCTTTTATCAATTTCACTCCTTTTGTTATGGACCGCCTGACCTTTTACGATAAAAAGGCGGTTAGCGCTTCCGACGAAGCCCCGCGCACTATTTTTTATGGCGGGGCGGATATGAGCACTAAATTTTACCGTATATTTGATATAAAGAGCAACTTTTTAGGGTTAGATATAAACGGCTTAAGGCATATCATTACGCCTACCGTAAGTTATACCTATCGTCACGAGCCTACCATAGGAAGCGCTAAGCTTAGGCAGATAGATGATGTAGATACGATTGATACCAGCAGCAACTCTCCGGCTTTTGAAATATCCAATAAACTGCAGACAAAACGTAATAATAAAAGCGTGGATTTTGCGGATTTACGCATCAATACCTCCTATGTATATAAACCTAAATCTATCTCGGAAGGAAGGAGTAAGCGGGGCAGCGGCTTCTCTGATGTCCTCTTTGATTTGCGAATCTTGCCATATTCATGGATGCATATAGATGCTGATGCCACCTATACGCATTCCGGGGCCCGCTCTGACCCTAAATACAACCATTTCTCTAACGGTAATTATGATATTAATTTTGATTTTGGGAATGAACGCTCATTCGGGGTAGGGCAGCGTTATGAGATAAAAGGCGGCAATGAAATAACCTATGATCTAAAGTGGCGCTTGACTCCTAAATGGAAGTTCTCGGCTTATCAGAGATACTATAGGGGGCACGAAACGAATAGGGCCAGGGGTTTAAGAGAACAGGAATATACCATATCCAGAGATTTACACTGTTGGACTTGGGATGTTACCTACAATGTTAAAAGAGGCTACGGCGAAAGCATCTGGTTTGTTTTTAGGCTAAAGGCATTTCCTGAGCTGGAGTTTAATTTTAATCAAGATTATCATGCGCCTAAGCCCGGCTCGCAATCAGCTTCTGTAGTGCGATAA
- a CDS encoding ROK family protein has product MAKRFIAAIDLGGTNLKIALLDLKFRIRHKEVLDTQRFSKKEALISAIVHSVDKILKDNKLNRANLLGVGLGLPGPIDFEKGIVHFFPNIPGWKEVKLKIILQNKLRLPVFVDNDAKAMCLAEYKLGAARGATNAVCLTLGTGIGGSIIINGKLYRGLSNAAGEIGHLPINENGPRCNCGGRACLESYIGNNRVLEEARKIFSSSITLEELSSLARKGNPKAKAIWRQFAERLSVALTGIINILNPDCIVIGGGVANAGRVLFDNLKKITLKRAMSVQARRVNIFKAKLGADAGLIGAAILVKEGIRQ; this is encoded by the coding sequence ATGGCGAAGAGATTTATAGCGGCTATTGATTTAGGGGGGACGAATTTAAAGATTGCATTATTAGATTTAAAGTTCAGGATTAGGCACAAGGAAGTCTTAGATACACAAAGGTTTAGTAAAAAAGAAGCCTTGATTTCGGCAATCGTCCATTCCGTAGATAAAATCTTAAAGGATAATAAGTTAAACAGGGCGAACCTCTTAGGTGTCGGTTTAGGTTTGCCCGGCCCTATAGATTTTGAAAAAGGAATAGTCCATTTCTTCCCTAATATTCCCGGCTGGAAAGAAGTAAAACTAAAAATTATTCTCCAAAATAAATTAAGGTTACCGGTATTCGTGGATAATGATGCCAAGGCCATGTGCCTTGCAGAATATAAACTCGGCGCAGCCAGAGGTGCAACTAATGCCGTATGCCTTACTTTAGGAACCGGCATCGGCGGAAGCATCATTATTAACGGGAAGCTCTACCGCGGATTAAGTAACGCCGCAGGCGAAATAGGGCATTTGCCGATTAATGAAAATGGGCCGCGGTGTAATTGCGGCGGCAGGGCCTGCCTTGAAAGTTATATCGGTAATAACAGGGTTTTGGAAGAAGCAAGGAAGATCTTTAGCAGCAGCATAACCCTGGAGGAATTGAGTTCTTTGGCAAGAAAAGGAAATCCCAAGGCCAAAGCAATCTGGAGGCAATTCGCTGAAAGGTTATCAGTTGCGCTTACGGGTATAATAAATATACTTAATCCGGATTGTATCGTTATCGGAGGGGGAGTAGCAAATGCCGGTAGAGTCTTGTTCGATAATTTAAAAAAGATTACCTTAAAACGCGCAATGAGCGTGCAGGCAAGGCGCGTAAATATATTTAAGGCAAAATTAGGCGCTGATGCAGGTTTAATCGGGGCCGCTATATTAGTAAAAGAGGGGATAAGGCAATGA
- a CDS encoding sensor domain-containing diguanylate cyclase, whose translation MDILLFRLLAVLLFVNILAIFYLIRRYFVRKNCLTIQSQGLEEKINILNAENAKEAENKIALEDKIKRYNKLKEITEEIDQSLDLETIGDSLTSSAFSVIARGKGTCILYLLDSQTQKLNLFKTKKEEEGLIVKAKEGDIFDFWVLRHSSPLLVEDIRKDFRFDLEKIGAQAYTRPVSSLISSPLISEHKFLGVFRLDSPLSSFYSQDDLRYLDAICNLGALALENGELFQRMRDLAIHDELTSLFTRHYFLDGLKNECLKGLRQGTSFSLLMLDIDYFKNYNDKFGHISGDIVLKNLSHNITDFLKGLDAVISRFGGEEFCVILPSLGKAKAHQVAEELRVKIEKAKVTLRKQETHITVSIGVVSFPLDGNNADELILKVDKAMYEAKQKGRNRVCIT comes from the coding sequence ATGGATATTTTGCTCTTTCGTTTATTAGCCGTGCTCCTCTTTGTTAATATCCTCGCCATATTTTATCTTATCCGCAGGTATTTCGTCAGAAAGAACTGCCTTACTATCCAGAGCCAGGGCCTTGAAGAAAAAATAAATATCCTGAACGCCGAAAACGCCAAGGAGGCCGAAAACAAAATTGCCCTGGAAGATAAAATAAAACGTTACAATAAATTAAAAGAGATTACCGAAGAGATAGACCAGAGCCTGGATTTAGAAACTATAGGCGATAGCCTCACCTCATCTGCCTTTTCCGTCATTGCCCGCGGTAAGGGTACGTGTATTTTGTATTTATTGGATAGCCAGACGCAGAAACTGAATCTTTTTAAGACAAAAAAAGAAGAAGAGGGATTGATCGTCAAGGCCAAGGAAGGCGATATATTCGATTTTTGGGTATTAAGGCATTCAAGCCCTTTATTAGTAGAAGATATCAGGAAGGATTTCCGCTTTGATCTGGAAAAAATAGGGGCCCAGGCATATACCAGGCCTGTCTCTTCTTTAATCAGCTCACCCCTCATCAGCGAGCATAAGTTTTTAGGTGTGTTTAGGCTGGATAGCCCTTTAAGCAGCTTTTATTCCCAGGATGACCTGCGCTACCTTGACGCCATATGCAATTTAGGGGCACTAGCTTTAGAAAACGGAGAGCTCTTCCAGAGGATGAGGGATTTAGCCATACATGACGAGCTGACCTCGCTTTTTACCAGGCATTATTTTTTAGACGGTTTAAAGAATGAATGCCTTAAGGGGCTCAGGCAGGGTACATCTTTTTCATTACTGATGCTTGATATAGATTATTTTAAGAATTATAACGATAAATTCGGCCATATCTCAGGCGATATCGTATTAAAGAACCTAAGCCACAATATAACTGATTTTTTAAAAGGCCTCGATGCGGTGATCAGCCGTTTCGGGGGAGAAGAATTCTGCGTAATCCTGCCTTCTCTGGGTAAGGCCAAGGCCCATCAAGTCGCGGAGGAGCTAAGGGTAAAGATAGAAAAAGCAAAAGTAACCTTGCGTAAACAGGAAACTCATATTACGGTATCTATCGGCGTAGTTTCTTTTCCTCTGGACGGAAATAACGCCGATGAGCTGATCTTGAAAGTAGATAAGGCGATGTACGAAGCGAAACAAAAAGGACGGAACAGGGTATGTATTACATAA
- the ugpC gene encoding sn-glycerol-3-phosphate ABC transporter ATP-binding protein UgpC: protein MAQVSLKRVSKVFSNGVKVVDSIDLGVENKEFMILVGPSGCGKSTTLRMIAGLEEISEGEVYIGDKLVNDIPAKDRDIAMVFQNYAIYPHFSVFENMAFGLKLRGYPKNEIVRRVNEAADILGIKHLLNRKPRELSGGERQRVAVGRTIVRKPLVFLFDEPLSNLDAKLRVQMRTEIHKLHIRLQSTIIYVTHDQVEAMTMGDRIAVMKDGLLQQVADPMTVYDHPRNKFVAGFIGSPPMNFMQGELIKKNGRMYFDEGRAAVKIVEEMYAKLYPHIGQEVIFGIRSEDIYDKLFVSEAPPENIVRVNCEVVEPMGSEVYLYLNTGKHTFIARAGAHDRPAVNQNMDVVFDMSKAHFFDKKTEETIV from the coding sequence ATGGCGCAAGTGAGCCTGAAAAGAGTTTCTAAGGTCTTTAGTAACGGCGTAAAGGTAGTGGACAGCATAGATTTAGGGGTGGAGAATAAGGAATTTATGATATTGGTAGGGCCATCCGGCTGCGGGAAATCTACGACCTTGAGGATGATTGCCGGTTTAGAGGAAATAAGTGAAGGCGAGGTATATATAGGCGATAAACTGGTAAATGATATTCCGGCAAAAGACCGCGATATCGCCATGGTCTTCCAGAACTATGCCATTTATCCGCATTTTAGCGTATTTGAGAATATGGCCTTTGGTTTGAAACTAAGGGGTTATCCTAAAAATGAGATTGTCCGGCGGGTTAATGAGGCAGCGGATATTTTAGGCATAAAACACCTGCTGAACCGTAAGCCCCGGGAGCTCTCCGGCGGCGAAAGGCAGCGCGTTGCCGTAGGCAGGACAATCGTGAGGAAGCCTTTAGTGTTTCTATTTGACGAACCCCTCAGCAACCTGGATGCAAAACTAAGGGTTCAGATGCGTACAGAAATACACAAGCTCCATATCAGGCTGCAGTCAACGATAATATACGTTACCCATGACCAGGTAGAGGCTATGACTATGGGCGACAGGATTGCGGTCATGAAAGACGGCCTCCTGCAGCAGGTGGCAGACCCGATGACGGTTTATGACCATCCGCGGAATAAATTCGTAGCCGGATTTATCGGTTCTCCGCCGATGAATTTTATGCAGGGTGAGCTTATCAAAAAAAACGGGCGCATGTATTTTGATGAGGGCAGGGCCGCAGTAAAGATAGTAGAGGAGATGTATGCGAAACTCTACCCCCACATAGGCCAGGAAGTCATTTTTGGCATCCGCTCCGAAGATATATACGATAAATTATTCGTTTCTGAAGCCCCGCCGGAAAATATCGTCAGGGTTAACTGCGAGGTGGTTGAACCGATGGGTTCAGAGGTCTACCTTTATCTGAACACAGGAAAACACACTTTTATCGCACGCGCAGGGGCACACGATAGGCCTGCGGTCAACCAGAATATGGACGTAGTTTTCGACATGAGTAAGGCGCATTTTTTCGATAAGAAGACCGAGGAAACAATCGTATAA
- the fsa gene encoding fructose-6-phosphate aldolase yields the protein MKIFIDTANVKDIKEAVALGVIDGVTTNPSLIAKENRKAGELLKEICSLVNGPVSAEVISLEANGMVAEALELSKIAKNIVIKVPLVKEGLKAVKILSEKGIKTNVTLCFSPSQAILAAKAGADYISPFIGRLDDISQVGMDLIRDIKQVYSNYNFKTQIIVASIRNPLHVVEAAKIGSDIATIPFAVIEQLIKHPLTDIGVQRFLEDYKKIPK from the coding sequence GTGAAAATATTCATTGATACCGCGAATGTAAAAGATATAAAAGAGGCAGTAGCTTTAGGTGTCATAGACGGGGTTACCACCAATCCCAGCCTAATCGCAAAAGAAAACCGTAAGGCAGGCGAATTATTAAAAGAGATATGTTCATTGGTAAATGGCCCGGTAAGCGCAGAGGTTATATCTTTGGAAGCTAACGGCATGGTCGCTGAGGCCTTAGAGCTTTCTAAGATTGCCAAGAATATCGTGATTAAGGTTCCCCTGGTTAAGGAGGGACTTAAGGCAGTAAAAATTCTTTCCGAAAAAGGAATAAAAACAAATGTTACGCTTTGTTTTTCTCCTTCACAGGCAATACTCGCGGCCAAGGCCGGGGCAGACTATATATCGCCCTTTATCGGCCGGCTGGATGATATAAGCCAGGTAGGAATGGATTTGATCCGCGATATAAAACAGGTCTACTCCAATTATAATTTTAAGACCCAGATAATCGTAGCTTCTATCCGTAATCCTTTGCATGTAGTAGAGGCGGCAAAGATCGGCTCAGATATCGCCACCATACCTTTTGCCGTCATCGAACAGCTGATAAAACACCCCTTGACGGACATAGGCGTCCAGAGGTTCCTGGAGGATTATAAGAAAATCCCCAAGTGA
- a CDS encoding zinc ribbon domain-containing protein: MPTYEYECTHCGHQFELFQKMTAAALTKCPKCNQKIRRLIGSGSGVIFKGKGFYATDYRKNPPASGHNPSKACAQAKDGCKSCPHK; encoded by the coding sequence GTGCCAACCTACGAATACGAATGTACGCATTGCGGGCACCAATTTGAGCTTTTCCAGAAAATGACCGCAGCGGCATTAACTAAATGCCCTAAATGTAATCAAAAAATCAGGCGGCTTATAGGTTCGGGTTCGGGCGTAATCTTTAAGGGTAAAGGATTTTATGCGACGGATTACCGTAAAAATCCGCCTGCCTCCGGACATAATCCGAGCAAGGCCTGCGCGCAAGCCAAAGACGGTTGTAAGTCCTGTCCGCACAAATAA
- a CDS encoding DUF1015 domain-containing protein, whose amino-acid sequence MAKIEPFRALIYNPGETNDLSSVVCPPYDVISPAQQQYYHDLNPHNFIHILLGKDIPGEDKYRRAAYLFKEWQKNKILNPDRSPAIYFYSQQYNIKGEKKTRLGFIARLYLEDKKTAIYGHEHTRLEPKEDRLKLLKSVKANLSPIFVIFSDKKRIISGINQHIQDEKPFIDIVDKEKVNHRLWRLDSPDILDSIKSKMQNESIFIADGHHRYEVSCIYRDEMRKKLGGSAQEADFDYTLAYFTNTNPGGLTILPIHRLIKLDHRLDMENFRENIKDFFEMEEIKDRTRFFFLLAKGGQSEHALGMYYDKKYWLLRLKNIKILDKIISDKPHSVRSLDVSILNHLIFKKAMGMGAGDQENIAYSPHAQELIDRVDSDNTYIAFFLNPVKIQQIISVALTGQKMPPKSTYFYPKVLSGLVINKHGD is encoded by the coding sequence ATGGCAAAGATAGAGCCTTTTAGAGCGCTTATTTATAATCCGGGAGAGACCAATGACCTTTCTTCTGTTGTCTGCCCGCCCTATGATGTCATCTCGCCTGCGCAACAGCAATACTATCACGATCTTAATCCCCATAACTTCATTCATATACTTTTAGGTAAAGATATCCCCGGTGAAGATAAGTATCGGCGCGCGGCGTATCTTTTTAAGGAGTGGCAAAAGAATAAGATACTCAACCCAGACAGGTCGCCGGCAATATATTTTTATAGCCAGCAGTATAATATTAAGGGAGAGAAAAAGACCCGCCTGGGGTTTATCGCGCGTTTGTACCTGGAGGATAAAAAAACAGCTATATACGGGCATGAACATACCCGCCTTGAACCCAAGGAAGATAGGCTGAAATTGCTTAAAAGCGTTAAGGCGAATCTAAGCCCCATATTTGTGATTTTCTCCGATAAAAAACGTATTATCTCTGGTATCAATCAACATATTCAGGATGAGAAGCCTTTTATTGATATAGTAGATAAAGAAAAAGTCAACCATAGGCTATGGAGGCTGGATTCTCCTGATATTTTGGATAGCATAAAATCCAAGATGCAAAACGAAAGCATCTTTATCGCGGATGGCCACCACCGTTATGAAGTATCCTGTATTTACAGGGACGAGATGAGGAAAAAGTTAGGTGGCAGCGCGCAGGAAGCGGATTTCGATTATACCCTGGCTTATTTTACCAATACAAACCCCGGCGGCCTTACTATATTACCTATCCACCGCCTGATAAAATTAGACCATAGGCTGGATATGGAAAATTTTAGAGAGAATATCAAAGACTTCTTTGAGATGGAGGAGATTAAGGATAGAACGCGTTTCTTCTTCCTTCTGGCAAAAGGCGGGCAGAGCGAACATGCCTTGGGTATGTATTATGATAAGAAATACTGGCTCCTGCGTTTAAAGAATATCAAGATCCTGGATAAGATAATCAGCGATAAACCCCACTCGGTGAGGTCATTGGACGTTTCTATATTAAACCACCTGATTTTTAAAAAGGCCATGGGGATGGGCGCGGGTGATCAGGAGAATATCGCCTATAGTCCCCATGCACAGGAATTGATTGATAGAGTAGATAGTGATAATACATATATTGCCTTCTTTTTGAACCCGGTGAAAATCCAGCAGATAATTTCCGTGGCCTTAACCGGCCAGAAGATGCCGCCTAAATCTACTTATTTCTATCCGAAGGTATTATCGGGGCTGGTAATTAATAAACATGGTGATTAG
- the accD gene encoding acetyl-CoA carboxylase, carboxyltransferase subunit beta, which produces MALFGKPKYTIVRLKKKEIPDGLWTKCEACSEALYNKTLDENLKVCPKCNYHFVLGAYERINMLLDKDTFQEYDKDMLSSDPLDFKGPKTYPEKLEQDKAATGLKEAVITGEGLLENKKAILAVTDSRFIMGSMGTVVGEKITRAIEAATKNRLPLIIVSGSGGGARMYEGMFSLMQMAKTSAALYYHHQEKLPYISVLTDPTMAGVMASFAGLGDIIIAEPKALIGFTGPRVIEQTIRQKLPAGFQRSEFLLQHGLIDMIVQRKSLKATLGQLLDYLS; this is translated from the coding sequence ATGGCACTCTTTGGTAAACCCAAATACACAATCGTAAGGCTTAAGAAGAAAGAGATCCCTGACGGGCTCTGGACAAAATGCGAGGCCTGCTCAGAGGCTTTATATAATAAGACCCTGGACGAGAACCTGAAAGTCTGCCCGAAATGTAATTATCATTTTGTGCTGGGCGCTTATGAGAGAATAAACATGCTTTTAGATAAAGATACGTTCCAGGAGTATGATAAAGATATGCTATCTTCTGACCCGCTGGATTTTAAAGGGCCAAAGACTTACCCGGAGAAATTAGAGCAGGATAAAGCCGCGACAGGATTAAAAGAGGCGGTAATAACCGGCGAGGGCCTCTTGGAAAATAAAAAAGCAATCCTTGCCGTCACGGATTCCCGTTTTATTATGGGTTCGATGGGCACGGTTGTGGGAGAAAAGATAACCCGCGCCATTGAAGCGGCAACAAAAAACAGGCTCCCCTTGATTATTGTTTCCGGTTCAGGCGGCGGAGCTCGGATGTATGAAGGGATGTTTAGCCTGATGCAGATGGCCAAGACCTCAGCCGCGCTCTATTATCACCATCAGGAGAAATTACCTTATATTTCCGTCCTCACTGACCCTACTATGGCCGGGGTTATGGCGTCATTTGCGGGATTAGGGGATATAATTATTGCCGAGCCAAAAGCCCTGATAGGTTTTACCGGCCCCCGGGTCATTGAACAGACTATCAGGCAGAAATTGCCTGCGGGGTTCCAGCGTTCGGAGTTCCTCCTGCAGCACGGTTTAATTGATATGATAGTGCAACGTAAGAGTTTAAAGGCGACGCTCGGCCAATTACTGGATTATTTAAGTTGA
- the dnaJ gene encoding molecular chaperone DnaJ — translation MPTTKRDYYEILGVKKSASLDEIKKAYREMALRYHPDRVPHEQKKEAEEKFKEISEAYAVLSDSQKRALYDQYGHSGIDQKYAYEDIFKGADFNSVFQDLGDFGVGGGLFDEIFSDLGYDIFGGRGRQGTGRAARRGRDLEIALNITLEEAASGTEKTINVPRYETCQVCAGSGAKPGTKKVTCSQCKGSGRTVVSNGFFQLAQACSRCGGEGSIIQAPCPQCRGQGRTKVTRKIKVKIPAGVDTDSHLRIRGEGESGTAGRGDLYVVIEVRPHPVFQRHNNDILTGVTISLTKAILGSEIEVPTLNGHVEMKIPPGTQSGKIFRLREKGIPDVHSRDIGDELVRVTVEIPTRLTLEQRRLIEDFARSSGEDINREGVVDRIKKAFK, via the coding sequence ATGCCGACTACAAAACGTGATTATTACGAAATCCTGGGAGTCAAAAAGAGTGCCAGTCTGGATGAAATAAAGAAGGCCTATCGGGAGATGGCCCTGCGTTATCATCCGGACAGGGTGCCTCACGAGCAAAAAAAAGAAGCAGAAGAGAAGTTCAAAGAAATTTCCGAAGCTTATGCGGTACTTTCTGATTCTCAAAAGCGGGCCCTTTATGACCAGTATGGCCATTCCGGGATAGATCAGAAATATGCCTATGAAGATATTTTTAAGGGGGCAGATTTTAACAGCGTATTCCAGGACCTGGGAGACTTTGGCGTAGGAGGCGGGTTATTTGACGAAATATTCAGCGATTTAGGCTATGATATTTTCGGCGGCAGGGGCCGTCAGGGCACAGGACGTGCTGCGCGCCGCGGGAGAGATTTAGAGATTGCATTGAATATAACTTTGGAAGAAGCAGCCAGCGGTACGGAAAAGACTATTAATGTGCCCCGCTATGAAACATGTCAGGTATGCGCGGGCAGCGGAGCAAAACCGGGCACTAAAAAGGTTACCTGTTCTCAGTGTAAAGGTTCGGGCCGTACAGTAGTCTCTAACGGTTTTTTTCAGCTGGCCCAGGCCTGTTCGCGCTGCGGCGGAGAAGGTTCGATTATACAAGCGCCCTGCCCGCAATGCCGCGGGCAAGGCAGGACTAAGGTAACGCGTAAGATTAAAGTGAAGATCCCCGCCGGAGTAGATACGGATTCGCATTTGAGGATACGGGGAGAGGGAGAATCCGGCACTGCCGGCAGAGGCGATTTATATGTAGTTATTGAGGTAAGGCCGCATCCGGTTTTTCAAAGGCACAATAATGATATATTAACTGGAGTAACTATCAGCTTAACGAAAGCGATATTAGGCTCTGAGATAGAGGTTCCTACGCTCAATGGCCATGTTGAAATGAAGATACCCCCTGGCACGCAAAGCGGAAAAATTTTCCGGCTTAGGGAGAAAGGCATACCCGATGTACATAGCAGGGATATAGGCGATGAACTGGTTAGAGTAACGGTTGAAATCCCTACGCGTTTAACTTTAGAGCAACGCCGGCTCATAGAAGATTTTGCCAGATCGTCGGGTGAAGACATAAACAGGGAAGGCGTTGTCGATAGGATAAAGAAAGCATTTAAATAA